The DNA region TCCAAGAAATGGAAAGAAAGCATGCCGAACGTAAGGAACAACAGGAACGGGAAAAGGAGAACGACTACGCAAGTTGGAGAAAATTTTGGCAGGAAGTCGTCGATCATCCAGAAAATGTCTTCTCTACCCGAAGAAGAGAGGCGACGGCGTGGAATCTCTGGCGCGCCATGAGCCCCGAGGGTGACAACAGCCGAAAATCTGGCTGGAATCGAACATTCATCGAAGAACAATTCAGCCGAAAAATTGCTGATCAGCTACGTCACACGCTTATGAGCATTTGGCGCAATGACCATCCTACGCTTGCTAGCGAACGTCCTGAGCAAGAGCGCAACGTTTATCAAGTCCGCTGGCAATTGGGGCTAGCCGCAATATATGCCGAAACGGAGGATCCCGAGTGGGCAATCAAACTTGATGAGCATGAAGCGAAATTGGCCATACGATTTGCACTGGTTGAACCCGGCAGCCTTCCTTCTTGGATGGAGGCACTTGTCGAACAACATCCAAACGCAGTTGAAGAAATTTTAGGAAAAGAACTGTCTTGGGAGCTCAATCAGGCACCTGGCCCACACGGAATTTCGAATGTACTCCAAGCGATTGAACATTCCCCACAATCGGTGGCACGAGTTTTTCTGACACGCCTTCAATTATGGCTCGATGCGAAGAATGATTACTTGGAAAAAAGGGGCGACATAGCGGCTTTTGCCCAGCGAGTTCAGCGTGTCTGCAGAATGATCCTTACTCACGGCAATGAGGAAGAACTATCGAGATTGCTTGAAACAACTCAAGCACATCTCGAGATCAAATTGCCGACTGAGTTGCGACAAGTGTGGTTGCCAATTCTGATGAACCTAGACCCCGGCTTGGGTGTGGCTGCTCTAGAAAGACAATTCGAATCGATAGAGCCAGGAGAATGGACAGAAGCTGTTGAATGGCTAGCCAATTTATTTGGGGATCATCACAACACGATTGACTTGAATAACGGTCACTTCACACCCGATCTGCTGCTGAAGTTGGTCCGATTAGCCTACAAGCATGTGCGAACCAAGGACGATGTCTCCCATGACGGCGGGTATACACCCGATATGAGAGATCACGCAGAGCTTGCTCGGTCGAACATTGTAAGAGCGCTACTCAACGTGACAGGTGAAACAGGTTTGGCAGCAAAGCTTGAGATGGCTGACGACCCTCTTTGCGCACACTTTCGAGATCGAATTCTCGCGGTGGCTGACGAAAGTTGGGCGCAAGAGATTGACTCAGATGTACTCAATGAAACGCAGGCAGCGGCTCTTGATCGTAGAGGAGAAACGCCAGTTACGACAAATGAATCGATGTTTGTCGTCATGAAAGATCGGCTATCTGATCTTAGCGAACTTCTTTTGCATGACGATTCACCGAGGGAAGCTTGGGCAGCAGTTTCAAATGAAAAGGTCATGCGCAGGCAGATTTCTCGAGAACTAAAAAATTCAGCCAAAGGCATTTATAGAGTCGATCAGGAGGCGGTTACAGCTGACGAAAAAGAAACGGACATTCGTCTCCGCTCGACCGAGTCTCAATATGAAGCGGTAATCGAACTAAAGCTGGCTGACGAACGATCTGCACGCGATCTCCGAGACACCATTAAAATCCAGCTGGTCAATAAATACATGGCATCAAACGATTGCAGATCAGGTGCTCTTCTTGTGACACTCGCTAAGGACCGTAGGTGGAAACATCCAGAAACGGGCAAGCGAATCGGCCCAGACAAACTCATCGCCCTATTGCAGACCGAAGCTGAACGAGTTGAGCGTTATTTGAGTGGAGCCGTCTCGCTACATGTGGAGTTTCTTGATTTGCGACCGCGACTGCCGCTTGAAAAGAACTCATAGGAACCAATAGCTTCCCCAATAGGTTAGGGAAAAGTGGCGGAGGGGGTGGGATTCGAACCCACGAGACGCTTGCACGCCTGCCAGTTTTCAAGACTGGTGCCTTCAACCACTCGGCCACCCCTCCGTGCGGCATCCGGATAGCACCCGGCAGCCGAGTTTGGAACGCCGTTCTTGCGTTCTAGTCCGACGACCGGCCGAGCCGGCGCGGCTGTTCCGAACGCGCGGCGAAGCGCAGGTCATCAACGAGCCGCCGCACGTCGCGAATCTGGAACAGCACGCGGCTCATGGAGTGGCGCAGTTCGAGCGCCGAATCCTGGTTCCGCAGGGCGACCGTGATATCGCTCTCGATCTCGGTAATCGGCGCGCGTAAATCATCACCGATCTCGTCGAGCACATGGCGACGTCTGGATTCGAGCTCTATCAACGCCCCGTGAGTCTGACGCAATTCACGCGTCTGTTCCGCGACAGTGACCTCGAGTTGCGAGCGTGTCACCATCGTGTCGCGGAGATTTTCTGCCATTTCGTCAAATGCCTGCGCCAACTCACCCAGTTCATCGGAGCGGCGCGATGCAAGCTCGACCTCAAAATTACCGGTACTGATGGATTGAGCCACACGTGCGAGGTCACGTACCGGGCGGCTCATGCGCCCCGCCAGAATTGCGGCAGCGATACCGGCCAGCACCAGTGCGACCAGCCCGATCAAGGCGAGGATCAGCGCCAGTTCCTGCAGTGCCGCGTCGGATACCTTTGTCAGTTCGGTGCGCATCGCGGATATTTCGGCACCGATATAGCGGGCATCGAAATTGACGGCGATCACACCAAACACATAGCCGTCGGCGACGATCGGTTCGACGACCCGGAAGTCGAACGCATCGATATCGAGCAGCATGTGTCCACTGTTCAACGTGGCAAGAACATCCGCCGGCGCGGCATCGCCGAAACTCGGCAATTTCTGGGACCCGTCGTGAAAGACCGTGCCGTCACGCCCGAAGACCATGACCGCGCGCACATCCTCGCGTTCCACGAGCGGCCGAATGATATTCCCGACACTCTGGATATCCTCGGCGAATAGCGGCTCGAGCAGTCGGTCAGCCGTTGTTCTGGCCGATAAAACAGCCTGATTGCGCGCATTCTCGGAGAGAACGGTGTCGAGCCGTTCCAGGTTTTCAAGCTCGAACGCAGCCACAATCCGATCAATCGCGGTCCGCTGTGCCACCAGCGTGGCAACAGTTACCGCGGCCACAAGCGTGACCAGGGTCAGTACGTATTTGGTGCGAAGCCTGAATTGCATAATCCCCATCAGCCTCCATGCCGGGATTGAACGGCTTTGCGAATATGTTCGAGACGATTCCGGGATTCAGCATCGACCACGGCATATCGGCCGACTTCGAAGTATCGGTCCAGCACCACTTTCCCCGCCTCATCCTCATGCATTTCGAGCAGAACCTCCATCAGTTTCGATTTGAGGGCCGGGTCCATGGAGCGACGCAGCAGCAGGACGGAGCGGGGGACCCATTGGGTGAGATGGAACACCCGGAGCTGTGGCTTGAAGCGCGCCGTCATTACTTCCGGGTCATCGAGATCCGTCTCACTGATGGCCCCAACATCTGCGCGGCCCCGAATAACCGAACCAACGACATTCACTTCCGATTTCGCGAATGCGTAGCGAACCGCACCGGGGGCCGGACTGCTCTGTTCAACCGGAGCCAGGTCGAGGCCGGCATCCATGATTTCGAGATAGGGCAGGAAAAATCCTGATGTCGAACCAGCGTCTTCGAACGCCAGCGTCCGCCCCCGCAAGTCCGCCAGGCTATGAATATCGCTATCGACACGAACAATAAGGGCTGTGCGATATCGCTGAATATTGCGCTTCCATTCCAGCAGGGCGATTTCCATCGCACCGGTATTTACCAGCCGCGACGCCGTAAAAACCGTTTCCGAAATCACATCGATTTCACCACGTCCCGCCTTGGCAATAAGGCTCTGCGGATTGGCATCGAGAACGACATTAGTGCCGGTCGGTCCATACGCCGCCAGCCGTTGCGCCAGATACCCTCCAAACGCCGCCAGGCGACCGGCATGTTTTCGCGGGTTCCCCGAAACACGGCCAATCGTCAGCGTCGTCCGTTCCGGTGTTGTGATCTCCTCGCGGTCGGCGGCCCACGAATCCGAAGGCGCTGACATTGCGACGCCAAGCACCAGAACCGGCGCAAGGAAAGCCAATATCAGGAACGGTCGCCTCGGGAGGGCAGGACATCTGTGAATCATTCAATGCCACCGTGACGTTACAGCAACCACCTTGTGGTCACGACGAAATCTCAACACAGAATATTTCGCATGAATGCAGACTGAATCGCCATTCATGTTGCCAACGGGGCAATGGCTGCCGATATTGCCTTTGACCGCCACCACACAGGCTGAAAACGATGCCAGACGAAGCACCCAAGGAAATCATGAGTGTCCGGGCTGACGTGAAGTACATGATCGATACCGGAGAGAAGCGGTTGATCTATATCCCGTCCGAAGCGGGGCAGGACAATTCGAAATGGGCCGGACGTTATGAAGACCGGCAGGTCGAGATACGCAACGCGCGCGTCGATCCTTCGACATTCAGCCTCGATACGGCCGGCTTCGCGGTCGCGCCGCAGACGAGCGCCGTGACCGATTTCTACGACGACGCGCAGATCGCCGGCGTGTACGAGCCCGAGGTTGAGGCGTTTCTGCGGCAACTGACCGGCGCCGCACGCGTGCATATTTTCGATCACACGCGCCGCGCCGATTCGGAATCCATGCGCACGGAGAAAATTGTGCGCGAACCGGCGGGCGTCATTCACAACGACTACACCCAGGCGTCGGCCGAGAAGCGGGTCCGGGACCTGTTCCCCGAGGACGAGGCCGAGGACCTGTTGTCGCGCCGGTTCGCGATCGTCAATCTGTGGCGCAGTTCCAACAATGCGCCGATCGAAACGGCACCGCTGGCCCTGTGCGATGCACGCAGCGTCGTTGAAGGCGACCTCGTCACGGTCGAACGCCATTCCAAGGACCGGATCGGGGAAGTCCAGCAGGTGGTTTTCAATCCCGATCACCAATGGTTCTACTACCCGCAGCTTCGGCCTGACGAGACTTTGCTCATCAAGACCTATGATTCCGTGACGGACGGACGTGCGCGATTCTCCGTCCACACCGCCTTCGAAGACCCGTCGGCACGGCCTGATGCACCGCCACGCGAAAGCATCGAGACGCGGGCGTTCCTGTTTTTCTAATCAGTACGATCAGATACGACGGTCGAACGTCCGGAGATTATTCAGCTGCCACGTGACGCAGGTCACGCTTCAACACCAGGTCCTGCAGCACGTCGAATGCGTTGCCCGGGAGTTCGGTGAACTCGCCGCTGAACCGGGCGTCCTCGATCTCGACACTGGTGATGTTGACCAGAATCAACACGTCACGACCCCGGTAGTCGGTAAAACGCAACTCGGCCAACTGGTCTAATTCGGGCCAGATGGTGTCTTTTGTCACCTGCCTGGCGCCGTCGGCACCGAAGCCCGACAATCCGATGTCCAGAATCCGAACGGGCTCATCATTGAGAGTGGCCTCAATGAGAATCTCCCGGCGCCGGTCGCGGCGGCGTTCATTGGTGTATCCGACAATTCGCGTGGACATTTTTTACCCATATTCTCTAACGCAGTACGCCACGTTCGCCGATTTACCTTAACCAAAGCTGAACGGACCGCCGCCGCGACAAAGCCGGCGTGACAACCCGACGGGCCTCGGCCATAAACGTACGATCACCCCGCAGGCGTTCGAGGCATTCACGTTGGTCAAAGTCATCGTCCAGATGTATCCGGTCATGCCGACCGCATCCGAGGCCGAACGGATGGCGCTGCGCCCCATCGGGCGGGACGCGGAGCTGTTCCAGAAGACCCTGCGCGGCTGGTGCGACATCGTGGAGGCGGCTGACAAACTCGGCCTCTGGGGTGTCACCGCCATCGAGCATCACTTTCATTCCGAGGGGTACGAGGTCAGTCCCAACCCGGGCGTGATGAACGCGTTCTGGGGTGCGCGGACGGAGAATATCCGCGTGGGCCAGCTCGGCTATGTGATGAGCGCGCAGAACCCGATCCGGGTGGCCGAGGAAACCGCGATGCTCGACCATTTGACCGAGGGGCGCTGCTTTGTGGGTTTCTCGCGGGGGTTTCAGTCCCGCTGGACCGACGTTCTCGGCCAACATCTGGGCACCCGCGCGACCCTGTCCGACGGCGGTGAGAATGACCAAATGAACCGCGAGATCTTCGAAGATGCCGTCGACATTGTGCTCAAGGCCTGGACGCAGGAAAGCATCGAGCATCATTCCGCACGCTGGCAAATTCCGTTTCCGCACGATACGGGGGTCGAGGACTGGCCCATGGCATCCTGGACGGAGAAGCTCGGCGCCGAGGGCGAAATCGGCCCGGACGGCGAGGTGCGCCGGGTCAGTGTCGTTCCAGCGCCTTTAACCAAGCCCCACCCGCCGGTCTTCGTCGCCTCGAATGCGAGCCGGGAAACGGTGGAGTATGCCGGCAAGCATGGTTTTATCCCGGCGTATTTTTCGCATATGGACAAGGTGGCGGATTTCGGCCCGGCGTATGTCGAGACCGCCCGACAGGCCGGGCATGACTTCGCGCTCGGCCAGAACCAGGCCATCGTGCGCATGCCGCGTATCGCCGACACCATGGCCGACGCACGCCAGGCGGTCGCCGACTACGACGGCATGATCTACAAGCATTTCTACGAGAACTTCCTGCCCGCCGGGATGCGCGCGAAGGCCAACGTCCAGCCGGATACGCCATTGGCAGACCTCGTCGATCCCATGATCGACACGGGGCTTTTCGTGCCGGGGACCGCGAGCCAGGTGCGCGACCATTTCGTTGAACAGTGGAAGCACCTGCCGGCGGAATACGTGATCCTGATCTATCACTACGCCCAGCAACCCAGGGACAGCGTGATCGAAAACCTCAAGCTGTTCATGGAAGAGGTGAAGCCCGCGCTGGACGAACTCACACCCTATATAGACGATTGACCGCCTAGAGCCGCTTGCCCGCCGCGTCCGCGGCCCCGTGCAGCGCCGCCTTGGGCAGCATCACATGGCAGCCCTTGTTGATGTTCACCAGCTGCGAGACGCGCAC from Alphaproteobacteria bacterium includes:
- a CDS encoding HAMP domain-containing protein is translated as MQFRLRTKYVLTLVTLVAAVTVATLVAQRTAIDRIVAAFELENLERLDTVLSENARNQAVLSARTTADRLLEPLFAEDIQSVGNIIRPLVEREDVRAVMVFGRDGTVFHDGSQKLPSFGDAAPADVLATLNSGHMLLDIDAFDFRVVEPIVADGYVFGVIAVNFDARYIGAEISAMRTELTKVSDAALQELALILALIGLVALVLAGIAAAILAGRMSRPVRDLARVAQSISTGNFEVELASRRSDELGELAQAFDEMAENLRDTMVTRSQLEVTVAEQTRELRQTHGALIELESRRRHVLDEIGDDLRAPITEIESDITVALRNQDSALELRHSMSRVLFQIRDVRRLVDDLRFAARSEQPRRLGRSSD
- a CDS encoding phosphate/phosphite/phosphonate ABC transporter substrate-binding protein; translation: MSAPSDSWAADREEITTPERTTLTIGRVSGNPRKHAGRLAAFGGYLAQRLAAYGPTGTNVVLDANPQSLIAKAGRGEIDVISETVFTASRLVNTGAMEIALLEWKRNIQRYRTALIVRVDSDIHSLADLRGRTLAFEDAGSTSGFFLPYLEIMDAGLDLAPVEQSSPAPGAVRYAFAKSEVNVVGSVIRGRADVGAISETDLDDPEVMTARFKPQLRVFHLTQWVPRSVLLLRRSMDPALKSKLMEVLLEMHEDEAGKVVLDRYFEVGRYAVVDAESRNRLEHIRKAVQSRHGG
- a CDS encoding CmcJ/NvfI family oxidoreductase, whose amino-acid sequence is MPDEAPKEIMSVRADVKYMIDTGEKRLIYIPSEAGQDNSKWAGRYEDRQVEIRNARVDPSTFSLDTAGFAVAPQTSAVTDFYDDAQIAGVYEPEVEAFLRQLTGAARVHIFDHTRRADSESMRTEKIVREPAGVIHNDYTQASAEKRVRDLFPEDEAEDLLSRRFAIVNLWRSSNNAPIETAPLALCDARSVVEGDLVTVERHSKDRIGEVQQVVFNPDHQWFYYPQLRPDETLLIKTYDSVTDGRARFSVHTAFEDPSARPDAPPRESIETRAFLFF
- a CDS encoding LLM class flavin-dependent oxidoreductase, which gives rise to MVKVIVQMYPVMPTASEAERMALRPIGRDAELFQKTLRGWCDIVEAADKLGLWGVTAIEHHFHSEGYEVSPNPGVMNAFWGARTENIRVGQLGYVMSAQNPIRVAEETAMLDHLTEGRCFVGFSRGFQSRWTDVLGQHLGTRATLSDGGENDQMNREIFEDAVDIVLKAWTQESIEHHSARWQIPFPHDTGVEDWPMASWTEKLGAEGEIGPDGEVRRVSVVPAPLTKPHPPVFVASNASRETVEYAGKHGFIPAYFSHMDKVADFGPAYVETARQAGHDFALGQNQAIVRMPRIADTMADARQAVADYDGMIYKHFYENFLPAGMRAKANVQPDTPLADLVDPMIDTGLFVPGTASQVRDHFVEQWKHLPAEYVILIYHYAQQPRDSVIENLKLFMEEVKPALDELTPYIDD